A single region of the Enterococcus mundtii genome encodes:
- the rpoE gene encoding DNA-directed RNA polymerase subunit delta, with protein MEISVFEGANKNELSMIEVAHAILEQRGDVMDFSDLANEIQTYLGKSDSDIRDSLAQFYTDLNIDGSFISLGDNRWGLRSWYAIDSIDEEVNHGIDEEDEDTPRRRKRKKVNAFINDDEDAIDYNDDDPEDTDLSDEDDDDLFEDEDDDDEEIAAYNSDLQEIGADTGDDEEEIPGNIEEDLSIIEDDDEEDEEFEDEDFPEE; from the coding sequence TTGGAAATTAGTGTATTTGAAGGTGCAAATAAAAACGAATTATCAATGATCGAAGTCGCACACGCGATCTTAGAGCAGCGTGGTGATGTGATGGACTTTTCTGATTTAGCAAATGAGATTCAAACATATCTTGGCAAATCAGATAGTGACATTCGTGATTCACTCGCACAATTTTATACTGACTTAAATATCGACGGTAGCTTTATTTCATTAGGCGACAATCGTTGGGGCTTGCGTTCATGGTATGCCATCGATTCGATCGATGAAGAAGTCAACCATGGAATCGACGAAGAAGACGAGGATACACCACGTCGTCGTAAACGCAAAAAAGTCAATGCCTTTATCAATGATGACGAAGATGCCATCGATTATAACGATGATGACCCAGAAGATACTGATCTGTCTGACGAAGACGATGATGATCTTTTTGAAGATGAAGATGACGATGATGAAGAAATCGCTGCATACAATTCAGACTTACAAGAAATTGGTGCAGATACTGGAGACGACGAAGAAGAAATCCCAGGAAACATCGAAGAAGATCTAAGCATTATCGAAGACGATGACGAAGAAGACGAAGAATTTGAAGACGAAGATTTCCCAGAAGAATAA
- the eno gene encoding phosphopyruvate hydratase, producing the protein MSIITDVYAREILDSRGNPTIEVEVYTESGAFGRGMVPSGASTGEYEAVELRDGDKSRYGGKGVIKAVDNVNNIIAEAIIGYDVRDQMAIDKAMIALDGTPNKGKLGANAILGVSIAVARAAADYLEVPLYHYLGGFNTKVLPTPMMNIINGGSHADNSIDFQEFMIMPVGAPTFKEALRMGAEVFHALAAILKSRGLATSVGDEGGFAPNLGSNEEGFEVIIEAIEKAGYVPGKDVVLAMDAASSEFYDKEKGVYVLADSGEGEKTTDEMIKFYEELVSKYPIISIEDGLDENDWDGFKKLTEVLGDKVQLVGDDLFVTNTEKLAEGIEKGIANSILIKVNQIGTLTETFEAIEMAKEAGYTAVVSHRSGETEDSTISDIAVATNAGQIKTGSLSRTDRVAKYNQLLRIEDQLGEVAEYKGLKSFYNLKNK; encoded by the coding sequence ATGTCAATTATTACTGATGTTTACGCTCGCGAGATTCTAGACTCACGCGGTAACCCAACAATCGAAGTAGAAGTATACACAGAAAGCGGTGCTTTCGGCCGTGGAATGGTTCCTTCAGGTGCTTCAACTGGTGAATACGAAGCAGTTGAATTACGTGACGGAGACAAATCTCGTTATGGCGGTAAAGGTGTAATCAAAGCTGTTGACAACGTAAACAACATCATTGCTGAAGCAATCATTGGCTACGATGTACGTGACCAAATGGCTATCGACAAAGCAATGATCGCTTTAGACGGAACTCCTAACAAAGGTAAATTAGGTGCGAACGCTATTCTTGGTGTTTCAATCGCTGTTGCTCGTGCAGCTGCTGACTACCTAGAAGTACCTTTATACCACTACCTAGGCGGATTCAACACAAAAGTATTACCAACTCCAATGATGAACATCATCAACGGTGGATCACATGCGGATAACTCAATCGACTTCCAAGAATTCATGATCATGCCTGTTGGCGCGCCAACATTCAAAGAAGCACTACGTATGGGTGCGGAAGTATTCCATGCATTAGCTGCAATCTTGAAATCTCGTGGATTAGCAACTTCAGTTGGTGACGAAGGTGGATTCGCTCCTAACCTTGGTTCAAACGAAGAAGGTTTCGAAGTAATCATCGAAGCAATCGAAAAAGCTGGCTATGTTCCTGGTAAAGACGTTGTTCTTGCAATGGACGCTGCTTCTTCAGAATTCTACGACAAAGAAAAAGGTGTTTACGTATTAGCTGATTCAGGCGAAGGCGAAAAAACAACTGACGAAATGATCAAATTCTACGAAGAATTAGTATCTAAATACCCAATCATCTCTATTGAAGATGGATTAGACGAAAACGACTGGGATGGATTCAAGAAATTGACAGAAGTTCTAGGCGACAAAGTTCAATTAGTGGGTGACGACTTGTTCGTAACAAACACTGAAAAACTTGCTGAAGGTATCGAAAAAGGAATTGCTAACTCAATCCTTATCAAAGTTAACCAAATCGGTACTTTGACAGAAACTTTCGAAGCAATCGAAATGGCTAAAGAAGCTGGTTACACTGCAGTAGTTTCTCATCGTTCTGGTGAAACAGAAGATTCAACAATCTCTGATATCGCAGTTGCAACAAACGCTGGCCAAATCAAAACAGGTTCTCTATCACGTACTGACCGTGTTGCGAAATACAACCAATTATTA
- a CDS encoding HD domain-containing protein, with the protein MTTPYKYKLLPMEKVFRDPVHNYIHVQHQVILDLINSKEVQRLRRIKQLGTSSFTFHGAEHSRFTHSLGVYEISRRICDIFSRNFSIEKIGPSGWDDRERLVTLCAALLHDIGHGPYSHTFEHIFQTNHEAITVEIITSPETEVYQILNRVEEGFPEKVASVIQKTYPNPQVVQMISSQIDADRMDYLLRDAYFTGTEYGTFDLTRILRVIRPYQGGIAFSMNGMHAVEDYIVSRYQMYVQVYFHPVSRGMEVVLEHLLHRAHELYHQDDDSFARYSQLLLPFLDGTFSLDEYLKLDDGVLNTCFSQWTDSSDPILSDLAKRFLNRKPLKSAMFSGDRHSPLIAELTSLVEKVGYNPNYYTAINSSYDLPYDFYRPEEGRHRTQIEILRNDGTLVELSEVSQLVAALAGQEQGDERFFFPKEMVDPTLRNHYDLFDETYQEFARHIHNGALIEEIN; encoded by the coding sequence ATGACAACACCTTATAAATACAAACTATTACCAATGGAAAAAGTCTTTAGAGATCCAGTGCATAACTACATCCACGTGCAACATCAAGTGATTTTAGACTTGATCAATTCGAAAGAAGTCCAGCGATTACGACGGATCAAACAACTCGGTACTTCGTCATTTACTTTCCATGGCGCAGAGCATAGCCGTTTCACTCATTCACTCGGTGTATACGAAATCTCCCGACGCATCTGTGACATTTTTTCAAGAAATTTCTCCATTGAAAAAATCGGTCCTTCTGGTTGGGATGATCGGGAACGTCTCGTGACTTTATGTGCCGCCTTACTCCATGATATTGGCCATGGGCCTTATTCACATACCTTTGAACATATTTTCCAGACCAATCATGAAGCAATCACTGTAGAGATCATTACTTCGCCAGAAACGGAAGTCTATCAGATTTTGAATCGTGTCGAAGAAGGTTTTCCTGAGAAAGTGGCTAGTGTGATCCAAAAAACATATCCAAATCCACAAGTCGTCCAAATGATCTCTAGCCAAATCGATGCCGATCGTATGGATTACCTTTTACGTGATGCCTACTTTACAGGTACAGAATATGGAACGTTCGATCTGACAAGGATTTTGCGTGTGATTCGCCCCTATCAAGGTGGAATCGCTTTTTCCATGAATGGGATGCACGCAGTAGAAGATTATATCGTCAGTCGCTATCAGATGTATGTTCAAGTATACTTTCATCCAGTTTCTCGAGGAATGGAAGTCGTCTTGGAGCATCTATTGCATCGTGCCCATGAACTTTATCACCAAGATGATGATAGTTTTGCACGTTATTCACAGTTACTGTTGCCATTTTTAGATGGCACATTTAGTTTAGATGAGTACTTAAAGCTGGATGATGGCGTCTTGAATACGTGTTTCAGTCAATGGACGGATTCATCTGATCCAATCCTTAGTGACTTAGCCAAACGCTTCTTAAATCGTAAACCATTGAAATCAGCGATGTTTTCTGGTGATCGTCACTCACCACTGATTGCTGAATTGACCTCTTTGGTCGAAAAAGTGGGCTACAATCCAAACTATTATACAGCCATCAATTCAAGCTATGACCTGCCTTATGATTTTTACCGTCCAGAAGAAGGCAGACATCGCACACAAATTGAAATCTTGCGAAATGACGGAACTTTGGTAGAATTATCAGAGGTCAGTCAATTAGTTGCTGCACTCGCAGGGCAAGAACAAGGAGATGAACGCTTCTTCTTTCCGAAAGAAATGGTCGATCCTACCTTGCGTAATCACTATGATCTTTTTGATGAAACCTACCAAGAATTTGCGCGTCATATCCATAATGGCGCATTGATTGAAGAAATAAACTAA
- a CDS encoding phosphoglycerate kinase, which translates to MAKKTVKDIDLKDKKVLVRVDFNVPLKDGVITDDTRIKAALPTINYVLEQGGKAILFSHLGRVKTEEDKEGKSLAPVAKRLGELLGKEVTFVPETRGSELETAIADMKDGDVVVFENTRFEDIDGKKESKNDADLGKYWASLGDVFVNDAFGTAHRAHASNVGIASTGIPTVAGFLMDKEIKFIGEAVEEPKRPMIAILGGAKVSDKIGVIENLIPKADKILIGGGMTYTFYEAKGIKIGNSLVEADKVALAKELIEKAGDKLVLPIDNVCAPEFSNDVETQVIEGDIPEGLMALDIGPASVKLFADTLQGAKTVVWNGPMGVFEMSNFAKGTIGVCEAIANLEDATTIIGGGDSAAAAEQLGFADKFTHISTGGGASLELLEGKELPGLAAINDK; encoded by the coding sequence ATGGCTAAGAAAACAGTCAAAGATATTGATTTAAAAGATAAAAAAGTCCTTGTTCGTGTTGACTTCAACGTTCCTTTGAAAGACGGCGTCATCACTGATGATACACGTATCAAAGCTGCGTTACCAACAATCAATTATGTGTTGGAGCAAGGCGGAAAAGCGATTCTTTTCTCTCACCTTGGACGTGTGAAAACAGAAGAAGACAAAGAAGGAAAATCTTTGGCACCAGTTGCAAAACGTTTAGGCGAATTGCTAGGTAAAGAAGTAACTTTCGTTCCTGAAACTCGTGGTTCAGAATTAGAAACAGCAATTGCTGACATGAAAGACGGAGACGTAGTTGTTTTTGAAAACACTCGTTTTGAAGACATCGACGGCAAAAAAGAAAGCAAAAATGATGCTGACCTAGGTAAATACTGGGCTTCTTTAGGCGATGTATTTGTCAATGATGCATTTGGTACGGCTCACCGTGCGCATGCTTCAAACGTAGGGATCGCTTCAACAGGTATCCCAACAGTTGCTGGATTCTTGATGGATAAAGAAATCAAGTTCATCGGCGAAGCAGTTGAAGAACCAAAACGTCCGATGATCGCGATCTTAGGTGGAGCGAAAGTTTCAGATAAAATCGGTGTCATCGAAAACTTGATTCCTAAAGCAGACAAAATCTTGATCGGCGGCGGAATGACTTACACATTCTACGAAGCAAAAGGCATCAAGATCGGTAACTCTTTAGTTGAAGCAGATAAAGTAGCTTTAGCAAAAGAATTGATCGAAAAAGCAGGCGACAAATTAGTTTTACCAATCGACAACGTTTGTGCCCCTGAATTTTCAAATGATGTAGAAACACAAGTCATCGAAGGAGATATTCCTGAAGGCTTGATGGCATTAGACATCGGTCCTGCTTCAGTTAAATTATTTGCTGATACATTACAAGGTGCGAAAACAGTTGTATGGAACGGACCAATGGGTGTATTCGAAATGAGTAACTTCGCTAAAGGTACGATCGGTGTTTGTGAAGCAATCGCTAACCTTGAAGATGCTACAACGATCATCGGTGGCGGTGACTCTGCAGCTGCTGCGGAACAATTAGGTTTTGCAGACAAATTCACTCACATCTCAACAGGTGGCGGTGCAAGCTTAGAGTTGCTTGAAGGGAAAGAATTACCTGGACTAGCTGCAATCAACGACAAATAA
- the tpiA gene encoding triose-phosphate isomerase, whose product MRKPIIAGNWKMNKTASEAKAFAEAVKNKIPSNDKVDSVIGSPALFLQELMASAEGTELKIAAQNSYWENSGAFTGETSPAALADLGVQYVIIGHSERREYFHETDEDINKKAKAIFANGMIPILCCGESLETYEAGKTAEWIEGQITAGLEGLTEGQVSNLVIAYEPIWAIGTGKSADAEIADEICGVVRQTVEKLYGKEVSEAVRIQYGGSVKPENIAEYMAKENVDGALVGGASLEADSFLALLDAVK is encoded by the coding sequence ATGCGTAAACCAATTATCGCTGGTAACTGGAAAATGAACAAAACTGCATCTGAAGCAAAAGCTTTTGCAGAAGCAGTAAAAAACAAGATCCCTTCAAATGATAAAGTAGATTCAGTGATTGGATCTCCTGCATTATTCTTACAAGAATTAATGGCTTCAGCTGAAGGTACAGAATTGAAAATCGCTGCACAAAACTCTTACTGGGAAAACTCAGGTGCATTCACTGGTGAAACATCACCAGCAGCTTTAGCTGATCTAGGTGTACAATATGTGATCATCGGTCACTCTGAGCGTCGTGAATACTTCCACGAAACTGACGAAGATATCAACAAAAAAGCGAAAGCAATCTTCGCAAACGGTATGATCCCAATTCTTTGCTGTGGTGAGTCATTAGAAACATATGAAGCAGGCAAAACTGCTGAGTGGATCGAAGGACAAATCACTGCTGGTCTTGAAGGCTTAACAGAAGGTCAAGTAAGTAATCTAGTTATTGCTTACGAACCAATCTGGGCAATCGGTACAGGTAAATCAGCAGATGCTGAAATCGCTGACGAAATCTGTGGCGTGGTACGTCAAACAGTTGAAAAACTTTACGGCAAAGAAGTATCAGAAGCAGTTCGTATCCAATACGGTGGTTCTGTAAAACCTGAGAACATTGCTGAGTATATGGCAAAAGAAAATGTGGATGGCGCATTAGTTGGCGGAGCTAGCTTAGAAGCGGATTCATTCTTAGCATTACTTGATGCTGTAAAATAA
- a CDS encoding sugar-binding transcriptional regulator, whose amino-acid sequence MGRFESTLDEKCPTKEIAMLDELKLIEAVAPDIMDVLQERYKILRNIYWMQPIGRRSLSESMGMTERVLRTETDLLKQLELINASKSGMTLTKKGEEVYQSLEGFMDQLLGMHQIEMKLSEYFGNQRCIVVSGNSEQQPKVADAFGEALDESLNLLLPEGDNIIAVMGGTTMAIVAEQLTSLENSKRHNLFVPARGGIGEAITVQANSVSARMATKANGKHRALYVPEQLSLATYNSLLNEPSIQEVLNLISQANCVIHSIGRALHMAARRKMNEEELLMLKQANAVAESFGYFFNEKGEVVYKVPRIGIELKDLAKVPIILAVAGGKAKAKAIRAYMNNAPKQTWLITDEAAANEILKGVSL is encoded by the coding sequence ATGGGTCGTTTTGAGTCTACATTGGACGAAAAATGTCCAACTAAGGAGATCGCTATGTTAGATGAATTGAAACTGATTGAAGCTGTTGCGCCAGACATCATGGATGTTTTGCAAGAACGCTATAAGATTTTGCGCAATATTTACTGGATGCAGCCAATTGGTCGTCGTAGTTTATCGGAAAGCATGGGCATGACCGAACGTGTCTTACGAACAGAAACGGATCTGCTCAAACAACTTGAACTGATCAACGCCTCTAAAAGTGGTATGACGCTGACGAAGAAAGGAGAGGAAGTCTATCAAAGCCTCGAAGGCTTTATGGACCAACTTTTAGGAATGCATCAGATTGAAATGAAACTATCTGAGTATTTTGGAAACCAGCGCTGTATCGTTGTTTCTGGAAACAGTGAACAACAACCAAAAGTAGCAGATGCTTTTGGCGAAGCCTTAGACGAATCACTGAATCTACTACTTCCTGAAGGTGATAATATCATCGCAGTCATGGGAGGAACGACGATGGCGATCGTTGCAGAGCAATTGACTAGCTTAGAAAACAGCAAGCGCCATAATTTGTTTGTTCCTGCGCGAGGTGGGATCGGTGAGGCGATTACTGTACAAGCGAACTCAGTCAGTGCTAGAATGGCTACAAAGGCAAATGGAAAACACCGAGCACTATATGTGCCGGAACAATTAAGCTTGGCTACTTACAATTCATTACTCAATGAGCCGTCTATACAAGAAGTTTTAAACTTGATAAGTCAGGCAAATTGTGTTATTCATAGTATTGGACGGGCGTTGCATATGGCAGCGCGACGAAAGATGAATGAAGAAGAATTGCTGATGTTGAAACAAGCCAATGCCGTTGCGGAATCTTTTGGCTATTTCTTCAATGAAAAAGGAGAAGTCGTTTATAAAGTCCCACGAATCGGCATCGAATTAAAAGACTTAGCTAAAGTCCCGATCATTCTTGCGGTTGCAGGAGGGAAAGCCAAAGCCAAAGCAATTCGAGCGTATATGAATAATGCACCAAAACAAACGTGGCTCATCACAGATGAAGCCGCTGCTAATGAGATTTTAAAAGGGGTATCCCTTTAA
- the rpoN gene encoding RNA polymerase factor sigma-54: protein MKFEQNFSQKQQQTQKLAMTQQLQQSIQVLQYNSEELLAFVENQALENPLVEVIEPDWQPDYQKRNASYEGEEMSYLNQIPDTTGSLFESLIEQVHLNYRDTFLRKLILYLIEYIDLNGFLTISLEDAIQQTNATPIQMLDALTLIQQLEPAGVGARSLQECLMLQTERDDYAPELAYIVLEEWFDQLVERKWKEIAQHFAIPLSDVQRIFDYIQTLSPSPGRVFDHSSGLYIIPDVKVVVIGEEVQVISNRGNQPNVRFQEAYFQQMQKKADKETQAYLNERKQEFEWLQKTILQRGDTIMRVAQIIVSRQKEFFTNVARPIRPLTLKEVAEEIDVHESTVSRAVNGKYLETDFGVFELKKFFTTRLQPTNAESTEDLSADTAKKKVQELVDAEDKSKPLSDQKLVELLKNDKISISRRTVAKYRDLLGIPSSSKRKRYDR from the coding sequence ATGAAATTTGAACAAAATTTTTCACAAAAACAACAACAAACACAAAAACTTGCCATGACACAACAGCTCCAACAGTCCATCCAAGTCTTGCAGTATAACAGCGAAGAGCTACTGGCTTTTGTTGAAAATCAGGCGTTGGAAAACCCCTTAGTAGAAGTGATCGAACCGGATTGGCAACCCGATTACCAAAAACGTAATGCCAGTTATGAGGGAGAAGAGATGAGCTACTTGAATCAAATTCCTGATACAACAGGCTCACTTTTTGAATCATTGATCGAACAAGTCCATTTGAATTACCGAGATACTTTCTTACGTAAGTTGATTTTATATTTGATCGAATATATCGACCTGAATGGTTTTTTGACTATTTCTTTAGAAGACGCCATCCAACAAACGAATGCGACACCGATCCAAATGCTTGACGCATTGACGCTGATCCAGCAGTTAGAGCCAGCAGGTGTTGGGGCGCGAAGTTTACAAGAATGTTTGATGTTACAAACCGAAAGAGACGATTATGCGCCCGAATTGGCTTACATCGTCTTGGAAGAATGGTTTGATCAATTAGTCGAACGCAAATGGAAAGAGATCGCCCAACATTTTGCGATTCCATTAAGCGATGTACAACGGATCTTTGACTATATCCAAACCCTTAGTCCAAGTCCTGGACGAGTCTTTGACCATAGTAGCGGTTTGTATATCATTCCCGATGTCAAAGTTGTCGTAATAGGTGAAGAAGTCCAAGTCATCTCAAATCGAGGCAACCAGCCGAATGTACGTTTTCAAGAAGCCTATTTTCAACAGATGCAAAAAAAAGCAGATAAAGAGACTCAAGCCTATTTGAACGAACGAAAACAAGAATTTGAATGGCTGCAAAAAACGATTTTGCAACGCGGTGATACGATCATGCGCGTGGCGCAAATCATTGTTTCTCGGCAAAAAGAATTCTTTACAAATGTCGCACGACCGATCCGCCCATTGACCTTAAAAGAAGTCGCAGAAGAAATCGACGTCCACGAATCAACGGTCAGTCGAGCAGTCAATGGCAAGTATCTTGAAACCGATTTTGGTGTCTTCGAATTGAAAAAGTTCTTTACGACGAGACTCCAACCTACAAATGCAGAGAGTACTGAAGACCTATCAGCAGATACCGCAAAGAAAAAAGTCCAAGAACTAGTGGATGCGGAAGATAAAAGCAAACCATTATCTGACCAAAAATTAGTAGAACTACTGAAAAATGACAAAATTTCGATTTCTCGACGAACAGTCGCCAAATATCGTGACTTGTTAGGAATCCCTAGTTCATCGAAAAGAAAACGGTATGATAGATAA
- the gap gene encoding type I glyceraldehyde-3-phosphate dehydrogenase, whose translation MTVKVGINGFGRIGRLAFRRIQDVDGIEVVAINDLTDAKMLAHLLKYDTTQGRFNGTVEVHEGSFNVNGKEVKVLANRNPEELPWGELGVDIVLECTGFFTSKSAAEKHLTAGAKRVVISAPGGDDVPTIVYNTNHETLTGKETVISGASCTTNCLAPMAKTLNDKFGVVEGLMTTIHAYTGDQMTLDGPHPKGDFRRARAAAANIVPNSTGAAKAIGLVIPELNGKLDGAAQRVPIATGSLTELVTVLDKNVTVDEVNAAMEEAANESYGYNTDEIVSSDIVGMTYGSLFDATQTKVMTVGDKQLVKTVAWYDNEMSYTAQLVRTLEYFANL comes from the coding sequence ATGACAGTTAAAGTAGGTATTAATGGTTTTGGACGTATTGGACGTCTAGCGTTCCGTCGTATCCAAGATGTAGATGGAATCGAAGTAGTAGCAATCAACGATTTGACAGATGCTAAAATGTTGGCACACTTGTTAAAATACGATACAACTCAAGGACGTTTCAACGGAACAGTTGAAGTTCACGAAGGTTCATTTAACGTAAACGGAAAAGAAGTTAAAGTATTAGCTAACCGTAACCCTGAAGAATTACCTTGGGGCGAACTAGGCGTAGACATCGTTCTAGAATGTACTGGTTTCTTCACTTCAAAATCAGCTGCTGAAAAACATTTAACAGCTGGTGCTAAACGTGTTGTTATCTCAGCTCCTGGTGGAGACGATGTACCAACAATCGTTTACAACACAAACCATGAAACATTAACTGGTAAAGAAACAGTTATCTCTGGTGCTTCATGTACAACTAACTGTTTAGCTCCTATGGCTAAAACATTGAATGACAAATTTGGTGTTGTTGAAGGATTAATGACAACTATCCACGCTTACACAGGTGACCAAATGACTCTTGATGGACCTCATCCTAAAGGTGACTTCCGCCGTGCACGCGCTGCTGCTGCAAACATCGTTCCTAACTCAACAGGTGCTGCTAAAGCAATCGGTTTAGTAATCCCTGAATTGAACGGTAAATTAGACGGAGCTGCTCAACGTGTACCAATCGCAACTGGTTCATTAACAGAATTAGTTACAGTTCTTGATAAAAACGTAACAGTTGATGAAGTAAATGCTGCAATGGAAGAAGCAGCTAACGAATCTTACGGTTACAACACAGACGAAATCGTTTCTTCAGATATCGTTGGTATGACTTACGGTTCATTATTTGATGCTACTCAAACAAAAGTAATGACTGTTGGTGACAAACAATTAGTTAAAACTGTTGCTTGGTACGACAACGAAATGTCATACACTGCACAATTAGTACGTACTTTAGAATACTTCGCTAACTTATAA
- a CDS encoding DUF1934 domain-containing protein — protein sequence MERSGLPISIQLRTKVKQQGEQQDFYFDLKGQMVKIGDTLYIRYKEIQEGQEEIPVTIKIMPDGHVQLIRAGEMRMRLKFAYRERLETHYRTPYGMIQVDTYTKELHVSLKDRPTAGKVMIDYDLFMGVEKIGEYEMVLDFTA from the coding sequence ATGGAACGATCTGGATTACCGATTTCGATACAATTACGTACAAAAGTGAAACAACAAGGAGAGCAACAAGATTTTTATTTTGATCTGAAAGGACAAATGGTCAAAATTGGCGATACCTTATACATACGCTATAAAGAGATCCAAGAAGGACAAGAAGAAATTCCTGTCACAATCAAGATCATGCCAGATGGTCACGTGCAATTGATCCGTGCTGGTGAAATGCGTATGCGTCTAAAATTTGCCTATCGGGAGCGTCTAGAAACCCATTACCGCACGCCTTATGGAATGATCCAAGTCGACACATACACAAAAGAACTACATGTCAGTCTAAAAGATCGTCCAACGGCTGGCAAAGTCATGATCGATTACGATTTGTTCATGGGTGTCGAAAAAATAGGCGAATATGAGATGGTCTTAGATTTTACTGCATAA
- a CDS encoding biotin/lipoate A/B protein ligase family protein, with product MTSIILDQEVYQTNDFSPFALTDILTEYAKKNQQTFLHFWQYEQTIILGMKDTRTPFLSEGIKVIQDAGFTPVIRNAGGLGIVSDQGILNISLIFPQEDENKISIDEGYEQMLALTRQAFPVYADKIEAYEIKDSYCPGTYDLSINGKKFAGIAQRRIKNGISVMMYLSVNGDQEKRGELMRQFYQQALKEQFGTNGYPAVAPTSMATLEKLFDTPLTVAQVKDSFIQAFTTSYPTSISMGSDIWQEANVSPDEWHGQIERMTQRNALKELAYDNTL from the coding sequence ATGACGTCCATCATTTTGGATCAAGAAGTCTACCAAACAAATGATTTTTCTCCGTTTGCTTTAACGGATATTTTAACAGAGTATGCCAAAAAAAATCAACAAACTTTTCTACATTTTTGGCAATATGAACAGACGATCATCCTCGGTATGAAGGATACCCGAACCCCTTTTTTATCTGAAGGGATCAAGGTCATCCAAGATGCGGGATTTACACCGGTGATCCGCAATGCTGGTGGACTAGGTATCGTTTCAGACCAAGGGATTTTGAATATCTCGTTGATTTTCCCACAAGAAGATGAGAACAAGATCTCGATCGATGAAGGATATGAACAGATGCTCGCTCTTACTCGTCAGGCTTTTCCTGTTTATGCAGACAAAATAGAAGCCTATGAAATCAAAGATTCTTATTGTCCTGGTACCTACGATCTCAGTATCAATGGTAAAAAATTTGCCGGGATCGCACAACGACGGATCAAAAACGGGATCTCTGTGATGATGTATCTGAGCGTGAATGGGGATCAAGAAAAACGAGGCGAACTGATGCGACAGTTTTATCAACAAGCATTGAAAGAACAATTCGGTACAAACGGCTATCCTGCGGTGGCACCTACAAGCATGGCGACACTAGAAAAGTTATTCGATACACCGTTGACCGTTGCTCAAGTAAAAGATTCATTTATCCAAGCGTTCACTACATCTTATCCAACAAGTATTTCTATGGGGTCTGACATTTGGCAAGAAGCGAATGTTTCGCCAGATGAATGGCACGGACAAATTGAACGTATGACCCAACGAAATGCACTAAAGGAGCTGGCTTATGACAACACCTTATAA